The Candidatus Binatia bacterium region GCCGCGATCGATCATTCCCTTTGCTGACCGACGTCATCTCTCGTCAACCTACCGAACGGTAGGATGGTCGGCCTATGGCCAAGGATTACACTCGACGCGATTTCCTGCGCGCCACGAGCGCGGCGGCCATTACGTTGGGGCTTGCCAACCTCGAGTTCGCCTGCGCCTCACCCGAAAAGCTGCCCACCGCCGCCGTGCCGTCACCCACGGCGGCACCGCCTCAGGTTGCAGCGAAAGTCCCCGTCCCGGACTACCGCGGCTGGGAGGATCTCTACCGCCAGCGGTGGACGTGGGACCGCGTCGCGCGCGGCACGCACACGATGACCAACTGCGTCTCGGGATGTGCGTGGAATCTGTACGTCAAAGACGACATGGTCTGGCGCGAAGAACAGAAATCGACATACAGCGCCTCGTCACCCGGCCTGCCCGACTTCAATCCGCGCGGCTGCCAGAAGGGCGCGTGCGGCGCCACCCTGATGTACTCGCCGTCGCGGGTCCGCTATCCGCTTCGCCGCACGGGAGAGCGCGGCGAAGGGCGCTGGGAGCGGATTTCCTGGGACGACGCACTGGCCGCGGTGGCGAGCGGCATGGTTGATGCCATCGAGAAGGAAGGACCGGCCAGCATCCTGTGTGAGCTGGGGCCTAACGTCGGCGCCGGCCCGAACACTGCGGCGCCCATACGCTTCTTCCGCTTGCTGGGCTCGCCCGCCACCGACTCCATGGCGCAGATCGGCGACCTCTCGGTCGGTGCCACCATGACGCTCGGCAACGGCCACCCCTGCGGTTCATCGGACGATTGGTGGCGTTCGTCGTATGTCGTGCTGTGGGCGTTCAATCCCTCCGCCACCCGCATCCCCGATGCCCATTTTCTCTACGAGGCGCGGTACCGCGGCGCCCAGGTGGTGGCGGTGTGTCCGGACTTGAACAACAGCAGCATTCACGCCGACCTGTGGATCAATCCGAAGCCCGGCACTGATGCGGCGCTGGCGCTTGGCGCCGCGCAGGTCATCATCGAAGAGAATCTCCACAATGCCGCCTATGTCTCCGAACAGAGCGATCTGTCACTGCTGGTCCGAACCGATACGCACCGGTTCCTGCGCGAATCCGATCTCCGCCGCGGCGGTTCGGAGGAGGCGTTCTTTGTCTGGGATGCCAAGCAGGGCCAGCCGGCGGCGGCCCCGGGCAGCGGCGGCAAGAAGGACCTGAACAGCAAGGACCTGCAAGTTGATTTGACGTTCAGCGGCACGGTTTCCATTGGTGGCAAGTCGGTACCTGTCCGAACCGTGTTCTCGCTGCTACGCGAACGCCTGGACAAGGAGTACCGCCCCGAACGTGTGGCCGAGATCACCGGCGTCGCCGCGACAACGATCCGGCAGTTCGCGCGCGGCTTCGCCAAGGCACCGGCCGCGCTCATCCTGTCACAGTGGGGCCAGTGCAAGTTCCTCCATGCCGACCTGGCGCAACGCTCGCAAATTTTGCTGGCCTCCCTCACTGGGAATCTGGGCCGCGCCGGTGGCGGATGGCGCGCCGGTGGCTTCTTTGCTCCCGAAGGGTTCGCGCTGCTTGCCATCCAAGAAGGGCTCGGCCTCGTCGACCTGGCCAAGTTCGCCGGCAAGAACTACGTCAATCCGGAGGAAACGGAGCGTTTCTTCGCCAGCTACTTTGTACCCGGCACGATCTGGCACGCGGTACACGGCGGGC contains the following coding sequences:
- a CDS encoding molybdopterin-dependent oxidoreductase, coding for MAKDYTRRDFLRATSAAAITLGLANLEFACASPEKLPTAAVPSPTAAPPQVAAKVPVPDYRGWEDLYRQRWTWDRVARGTHTMTNCVSGCAWNLYVKDDMVWREEQKSTYSASSPGLPDFNPRGCQKGACGATLMYSPSRVRYPLRRTGERGEGRWERISWDDALAAVASGMVDAIEKEGPASILCELGPNVGAGPNTAAPIRFFRLLGSPATDSMAQIGDLSVGATMTLGNGHPCGSSDDWWRSSYVVLWAFNPSATRIPDAHFLYEARYRGAQVVAVCPDLNNSSIHADLWINPKPGTDAALALGAAQVIIEENLHNAAYVSEQSDLSLLVRTDTHRFLRESDLRRGGSEEAFFVWDAKQGQPAAAPGSGGKKDLNSKDLQVDLTFSGTVSIGGKSVPVRTVFSLLRERLDKEYRPERVAEITGVAATTIRQFARGFAKAPAALILSQWGQCKFLHADLAQRSQILLASLTGNLGRAGGGWRAGGFFAPEGFALLAIQEGLGLVDLAKFAGKNYVNPEETERFFASYFVPGTIWHAVHGGLDAVSGDPKHGDKSTPRPAKEYLKEALEKKWFPIFPKPGHPPQVILSIFGNVLRHSRNNTRLLETLWPKVKLTVDVNFRMSETSRWADIVLPAAYWYEKIDLKYMVSFIPYVHLGDRAVPPLGEAKPEWEIFALLSDAVAKEARRRDLKPYTDIAEAERDARRLDEAFTDRGRFGASDQEKAMEFILSYSSQTKKVSLQDLRREGAVRFKGTGPPGGMAGYYSDYSETEPLVPHRWFVEKKQRWPTLTGRQQFYIDHQWFLECGEALPVYKPPPAAGGDYPLVMSGGHTRWSIHSQWRDQRPLLRLQRGEPVVYINDRDAAERQINDHDWVRVRNDLGAFVVRAKIVRYAQPGQVFVYHAWEPYQFRGGRSDHSIIPSPFKPTNLVGDYGHLHWTYGHWEPNQVDRDTRVEVEKL